The Nostoc sp. 'Lobaria pulmonaria (5183) cyanobiont' genome window below encodes:
- a CDS encoding Crp/Fnr family transcriptional regulator produces the protein MEDRYSLQAQANSWMITSAPFFQGLPETAVESALTHLVTRTHPANQVILLENDWGGSVYFIMDGWVKIRTYNLEGKEVTLNIIGKGELFGEMAALDEAPRSTDVITLAPTVIGSMPAQDFVKLLQIEPLAGVRLAQLMARRLRQVNRRLRLRESDSQSRVADTLLFLAEGQGKKGQTGTEIPNLPHRELSSLSGLARETVTRVLTRLEKKGLIKRDQDTICIPDLSALERMIV, from the coding sequence ATGGAAGATCGATATAGCTTGCAAGCACAGGCTAATTCCTGGATGATCACCTCCGCTCCCTTTTTTCAAGGGTTGCCAGAAACTGCTGTGGAATCAGCCCTCACCCATCTCGTTACCCGCACTCACCCAGCCAATCAGGTGATTCTACTGGAAAATGACTGGGGTGGTTCTGTGTATTTTATTATGGACGGATGGGTAAAAATTCGCACCTACAATCTGGAAGGAAAAGAGGTAACGCTGAATATTATTGGCAAAGGTGAATTGTTTGGTGAAATGGCGGCGCTAGATGAAGCACCTCGATCCACGGATGTGATTACCTTAGCCCCAACGGTAATTGGTAGTATGCCTGCTCAGGATTTTGTCAAATTACTTCAGATAGAACCCTTGGCGGGAGTTCGATTGGCGCAACTAATGGCACGACGTTTGCGGCAAGTAAATCGCCGATTGCGGTTGCGGGAATCTGATAGCCAGTCAAGGGTGGCAGATACGTTGTTATTTTTGGCAGAAGGACAGGGAAAAAAAGGGCAAACCGGAACCGAAATCCCCAATTTACCTCATCGGGAATTGAGTAGTTTGAGCGGACTGGCGCGGGAAACGGTGACACGAGTATTGACAAGGCTAGAAAAAAAAGGCTTGATTAAACGGGATCAAGACACTATTTGTATTCCCGATTTGTCAGCTTTAGAAAGAATGATCGTTTAA
- the gmd gene encoding GDP-mannose 4,6-dehydratase — MTQQKRALITGITGQDGSYLSEFLLEQGYEVHGIIRRTSTFNTDRIDHIYEDPHKEGVRLFLHYGDLTDGTTLRRILEEVKPVEIYNLGAQSHVRVSFDSPEYTVDAVGMGTLRLLEAIRDYQQRTGIQVRFYQAGSSEMYGLVQAVPQIETTPFYPRSPYACAKVYAHWQTVNYRESYNLFACNGILFNHESPRRGETFVTRKITRAVAGIVAGKQKKIYMGNLDAKRDWGYAKDYVKAMWLMVQKDQPDDYVIATGETHSVREFLELAFNYVNLNWQDYVEFDERYLRPSEVELLIGDSTKARQKLGWTPSVTFEELVSLMVEADLQALGHTSPNGNGSQFQHDIATVRQELGALHF; from the coding sequence ATGACGCAACAGAAGCGAGCGTTGATTACTGGTATTACTGGACAAGATGGTTCATATCTAAGTGAGTTTTTGTTGGAACAAGGTTATGAGGTTCATGGCATCATTCGCCGGACTTCTACCTTCAACACAGACCGCATCGATCACATTTACGAAGACCCCCACAAAGAGGGAGTGCGCTTGTTTCTTCACTACGGTGACTTGACAGATGGTACAACGTTGCGGCGTATTTTAGAAGAAGTAAAGCCAGTAGAGATTTACAACCTCGGCGCTCAATCCCATGTCAGAGTCAGCTTTGATTCACCAGAATACACAGTAGATGCTGTAGGAATGGGGACACTGCGTCTGTTAGAAGCAATTCGGGACTACCAACAGCGTACCGGAATTCAAGTGCGATTTTACCAGGCGGGTTCTTCTGAAATGTACGGTTTAGTACAAGCAGTACCTCAAATTGAGACAACGCCCTTTTATCCCCGCAGTCCGTATGCCTGTGCGAAAGTTTACGCTCACTGGCAAACTGTAAATTATCGTGAATCTTATAATTTATTTGCTTGTAACGGCATACTTTTTAACCACGAGTCACCACGGCGGGGTGAAACCTTTGTAACCCGCAAAATTACTAGAGCAGTGGCTGGTATCGTTGCTGGGAAGCAGAAAAAAATTTACATGGGTAATCTAGATGCCAAGCGAGATTGGGGCTATGCAAAGGATTACGTCAAAGCAATGTGGTTGATGGTGCAGAAAGACCAGCCAGACGATTACGTAATTGCTACTGGTGAAACCCACTCGGTGCGGGAGTTTTTAGAACTTGCATTTAATTATGTAAATCTCAATTGGCAAGATTATGTAGAGTTTGATGAGCGTTACCTGCGTCCATCTGAGGTAGAGTTATTGATTGGCGATTCTACCAAAGCACGGCAGAAGTTGGGCTGGACACCATCAGTAACCTTTGAAGAATTAGTTTCCTTAATGGTGGAAGCAGATTTACAAGCATTGGGTCACACTTCACCCAATGGAAATGGTTCGCAATTTCAACATGATATTGCTACTGTTCGTCAAGAATTGGGCGCTTTGCACTTCTGA
- a CDS encoding PEP-CTERM sorting domain-containing protein, producing the protein MELVINLGIATVSAVIGITYVGASSPVQAVQLFDFQYSFPSYQPNGTAISASGTLTTTDLDPIKNNYTITGITGTRTAQGITETIIGLLSPGIYGINDNFLNTSTPLLTKNGFSYLVSGSGEDGNGNVNVFYSSLDEGYSELSSNVDYGSFSVVTPRPVPEPYTVSGSLVALGFGWWTKRKQALASQKQPHKGIKLLSDF; encoded by the coding sequence ATGGAATTAGTCATAAATCTTGGTATTGCTACCGTCAGTGCTGTTATAGGTATCACTTATGTCGGTGCATCTTCTCCAGTCCAAGCTGTACAACTATTTGATTTTCAGTACTCTTTTCCCAGTTATCAACCAAATGGTACAGCGATTTCTGCTAGCGGCACCCTTACAACCACCGATCTAGATCCGATAAAAAACAATTACACAATCACAGGAATAACGGGAACAAGGACAGCCCAAGGAATTACTGAGACAATCATCGGGCTACTTTCACCAGGTATATACGGAATCAATGATAATTTTTTAAATACAAGTACGCCGCTGCTAACCAAGAACGGTTTTTCTTACCTGGTTTCTGGAAGCGGGGAAGACGGAAATGGCAACGTTAACGTATTTTACAGTAGTTTGGATGAAGGTTATTCAGAGCTTTCAAGCAACGTAGATTATGGCAGCTTTAGTGTTGTCACTCCACGTCCTGTTCCCGAACCCTACACAGTAAGTGGCTCATTGGTTGCTCTTGGTTTTGGCTGGTGGACAAAGCGAAAGCAAGCACTAGCTTCCCAGAAGCAGCCTCATAAAGGTATAAAACTCCTGTCTGATTTCTGA
- a CDS encoding carbohydrate ABC transporter permease: protein MLNRKKSRSQILLMYALLGAIALLMLFPLLWLISTALKSPTENIFQSPPQLLPSQPTLNNFSSVWNSLPFGQYLYNSTLVSVLTVGLNLLFCALAAYPLARLSFVGRDWIFVAIVSTIMIPFQIVMIPLYILTVQLGLTNSYLGMIFPSLASAFGIFLLRQAFMSVPKEIEEAARMDGSSELGLWWHIMLPAVRPALVTLAIFVFIGAWSDFLWPLIVIKDENLYTLPLGVNKLAGTFSLDWRLVAAGSVIAIAPVLLLFLFLQRYIVPTETGSGVKG from the coding sequence ATGCTAAACCGAAAAAAATCACGATCGCAAATTCTGTTAATGTATGCGCTGTTGGGAGCGATCGCACTGTTGATGCTCTTTCCTTTACTATGGCTAATTAGTACAGCCCTGAAATCGCCGACGGAAAATATTTTTCAGTCGCCGCCACAGTTGCTACCTAGTCAACCGACACTAAATAATTTCTCTAGTGTGTGGAACTCTCTACCTTTTGGACAATACCTGTATAACAGTACCTTGGTATCAGTACTGACTGTGGGCTTAAACCTACTGTTTTGCGCTTTAGCTGCCTATCCGTTGGCAAGATTGTCGTTTGTGGGGCGAGACTGGATTTTTGTAGCGATCGTCTCCACGATTATGATTCCCTTCCAAATCGTGATGATTCCCCTCTATATTTTGACAGTCCAGTTAGGTTTGACAAATAGTTATTTAGGGATGATTTTTCCGAGTTTAGCTTCTGCCTTTGGCATTTTTCTGTTGCGCCAAGCTTTTATGAGTGTCCCCAAAGAAATAGAAGAAGCCGCCCGGATGGATGGTAGCTCAGAGTTAGGATTATGGTGGCACATTATGTTACCAGCAGTTCGCCCAGCACTGGTAACTTTAGCTATTTTCGTATTTATCGGTGCTTGGAGTGACTTTTTGTGGCCTTTAATTGTCATAAAAGACGAAAATTTATACACCCTTCCCTTGGGAGTTAACAAGCTAGCAGGGACATTTTCCCTTGACTGGCGATTGGTAGCTGCTGGCTCAGTGATTGCGATCGCCCCAGTATTATTACTATTTCTGTTCTTACAACGTTATATTGTACCTACAGAAACAGGTAGCGGCGTCAAGGGGTGA
- a CDS encoding GDP-L-fucose synthase family protein — protein sequence MTALVLKNKRILVTGGSGFLGRQVIDQLCKAGADREKITIVRSRDNDLRVWENSQRAVDQQDIIIHLAAHVGGIGLNREKPAELFYDNLIMGTQLIHAAYQAGVEKFVCVGTICAYPKFTPVPFKEDDLWNGYPEETNAPYGIAKKALLVQLQSYRQQYGFNGIYLLPVNLYGPEDNFDPGSSHVIPALVRKVHEAQIQAAKQLAVWGDGSPTREFLYSEDAARGIVMGTQLYNESEPVNLGTGYEISILDLVTLICELMEFKGEIVWQTDQPNGQPRRCLDTERAKQAFNFTAQVSFEEGLKNTIEWYRQHAA from the coding sequence ATGACCGCCTTAGTATTAAAAAATAAACGGATTCTCGTCACTGGTGGGTCGGGGTTTCTAGGTCGTCAGGTGATAGATCAACTGTGTAAAGCAGGGGCTGATCGTGAGAAGATTACAATAGTGCGATCGCGCGATAATGATCTGCGTGTCTGGGAAAATAGCCAACGTGCAGTTGACCAACAAGACATAATTATTCACCTAGCAGCTCATGTCGGTGGCATCGGTTTGAACCGCGAAAAACCCGCAGAGTTATTCTACGATAACTTGATCATGGGAACCCAGCTAATTCATGCTGCCTATCAAGCTGGAGTAGAAAAATTTGTTTGTGTTGGCACAATCTGCGCCTATCCCAAATTCACTCCAGTGCCATTCAAAGAAGACGATCTTTGGAATGGCTACCCAGAGGAAACCAACGCCCCTTACGGAATTGCAAAAAAAGCGCTTTTAGTCCAATTGCAATCTTACCGTCAGCAGTACGGTTTTAATGGGATTTACCTACTGCCAGTAAATTTATATGGCCCAGAAGATAACTTTGACCCCGGAAGTTCCCACGTCATTCCAGCATTAGTTCGCAAAGTTCACGAAGCCCAAATTCAAGCAGCAAAGCAACTTGCAGTTTGGGGTGATGGTAGTCCGACCCGTGAGTTTCTGTATTCAGAAGATGCAGCGCGGGGGATTGTTATGGGAACTCAATTGTATAACGAATCGGAACCAGTTAACTTGGGAACTGGTTATGAAATCTCCATCCTTGATTTAGTAACTCTAATCTGCGAATTGATGGAGTTTAAGGGTGAAATTGTGTGGCAAACTGATCAGCCTAATGGTCAACCCCGCCGCTGTTTAGATACTGAACGAGCAAAGCAAGCCTTTAACTTCACGGCTCAGGTGAGCTTTGAAGAAGGGCTAAAGAATACCATTGAGTGGTATCGTCAACACGCAGCATAA
- a CDS encoding 5-formyltetrahydrofolate cyclo-ligase, protein MGKLNHQLNKVELRRTLLKTRQSMFIGEWREKSDRLCSHLQNFTLFTQAKTILAYFSFRQEPDLSPLFTNTKYRWGFPRCVDKSLCWHIWTPNDSMQSGVYGISEPHPDAPILDAAEVDLILVPSVACDYQGYRLGYGGGYYDRLLSLPHWQTKPTIGIVFDFAYLSQIPIELWDKPLQAICTETGLTRKG, encoded by the coding sequence ATGGGCAAACTTAATCATCAACTAAATAAAGTAGAACTGCGCCGCACTCTACTCAAAACACGTCAATCAATGTTCATTGGAGAATGGAGAGAAAAAAGCGATCGCTTATGCTCTCATTTACAAAACTTTACTTTGTTCACCCAAGCAAAAACAATCCTCGCTTATTTCAGCTTTCGCCAAGAACCTGACCTCAGTCCACTATTTACCAACACCAAATACCGTTGGGGATTTCCTCGCTGCGTTGATAAATCCTTATGTTGGCATATTTGGACACCTAACGATTCTATGCAAAGCGGCGTTTATGGGATTAGTGAACCACACCCCGACGCTCCAATCTTAGATGCTGCTGAAGTAGATTTGATTCTTGTCCCCAGTGTCGCTTGCGACTATCAAGGATATCGTTTGGGTTATGGCGGGGGATATTACGATCGCTTACTCAGTTTACCGCACTGGCAGACAAAGCCGACTATCGGAATTGTTTTTGATTTTGCCTATTTGTCCCAAATACCTATTGAACTTTGGGATAAACCACTACAAGCTATTTGTACGGAAACCGGATTGACTCGAAAAGGTTGA
- a CDS encoding sugar transferase translates to MNNLYLYSVNCLQQSSHPSTLSVRKRLIDIIGAIVGLIVTFMIAIPVAIATFIHEPSPIFYSQIRCGLNGKTFRIWKFRSMIVDADKLKHLVENQAKGHIFKSIDDPRITPVGKFLRRTSLDEFPQFWNVLLGDMSLVGTRPPTPDEVNNYDPHHWDRLRVKPGITGEWQANGRSSITDFETIVKMDMDYQHKWSVTYDLSLIVKTIWVVFKKTGAY, encoded by the coding sequence GTGAATAATCTTTATCTTTATTCAGTTAATTGTTTGCAACAGTCTTCACATCCGTCAACGTTAAGCGTGAGAAAACGATTAATTGACATTATTGGAGCCATTGTGGGGCTGATTGTTACATTTATGATAGCAATTCCCGTAGCAATTGCTACCTTTATTCATGAGCCAAGTCCAATATTTTATTCTCAAATTCGTTGTGGTTTAAACGGAAAAACTTTCCGCATCTGGAAATTTCGCTCCATGATAGTCGATGCTGATAAACTCAAGCATTTGGTTGAGAACCAAGCTAAAGGTCACATCTTTAAATCCATTGACGATCCTCGCATTACTCCTGTTGGTAAATTTTTACGGCGTACTAGCTTGGATGAATTCCCTCAATTTTGGAATGTTTTGTTAGGGGACATGAGTTTAGTTGGTACACGTCCACCTACTCCTGATGAAGTCAATAATTACGATCCACACCACTGGGATAGATTGCGAGTAAAACCAGGAATTACTGGAGAATGGCAAGCTAATGGGCGTTCTAGTATTACAGACTTTGAAACCATTGTCAAAATGGATATGGATTATCAACACAAGTGGTCTGTAACTTATGACTTGAGTCTGATTGTTAAAACTATCTGGGTGGTATTTAAAAAGACTGGTGCTTATTGA
- a CDS encoding DUF2232 domain-containing protein: MSILDSLPDEPEEDPSSESPTPQNHWLDKEQQLMPPQIKADAPLRMVETAFLASTASLIWFINFYFPLGPVLRIFFPVPIALVYLRWGKRAAWMAALTSGLLLTVLMGPARSLLFVMPYGFMGVLLGATWCRRRVPWIVSITLGTLLGTLGVFFRLWLLSVLSGEDLWIYVITQVTEFIEWVFFNLSLLASPSVFLIQVGAIALIILNNFIYLFVVHLAAWLLFDRLGNPIPRPPHWVQVLMDYEG, translated from the coding sequence ATGAGTATTTTAGATTCTCTCCCAGATGAACCGGAGGAAGATCCATCTTCTGAATCTCCAACTCCTCAGAATCATTGGTTAGATAAAGAACAGCAGTTAATGCCCCCTCAAATCAAAGCTGATGCGCCCTTGAGGATGGTGGAAACGGCATTTTTAGCCAGTACTGCTAGCTTAATTTGGTTTATTAATTTTTACTTTCCTTTGGGCCCAGTTTTGCGGATATTTTTTCCAGTGCCGATCGCTCTAGTTTATCTGCGTTGGGGCAAACGTGCGGCATGGATGGCAGCACTCACCTCTGGGTTACTGCTGACGGTATTGATGGGGCCAGCCCGCAGTTTACTGTTTGTCATGCCCTACGGGTTTATGGGCGTGCTTTTGGGCGCTACGTGGTGTCGTCGTCGTGTTCCCTGGATTGTTTCTATCACATTGGGTACGCTATTAGGTACTTTAGGAGTCTTTTTTCGCCTGTGGTTGCTGTCTGTTTTGTCAGGTGAAGACTTGTGGATTTATGTGATTACCCAGGTAACTGAGTTCATTGAGTGGGTATTTTTTAACTTGAGTTTGTTGGCGAGTCCCAGTGTATTTTTGATTCAAGTGGGAGCGATCGCCTTAATTATACTCAACAACTTTATCTACCTTTTTGTGGTACACCTGGCAGCATGGTTGCTTTTTGACCGCCTGGGCAACCCCATTCCCCGCCCACCACACTGGGTACAAGTTCTCATGGATTATGAAGGATAA
- the cobT gene encoding nicotinate mononucleotide-dependent phosphoribosyltransferase CobT has translation MPNSQISIYTQKEQGEQWLRRYRGCLPVFACVLGFTETGLIPGISAAGRTPEDRKYTACADAEFLYYGPEHKAQYPLPPLAAGASPVLISRAVFESLKIPVHLFNAGLPQPPAVPVIDLGGAPAKCLSGGAAMEITTVHHLFEQGLLWGEHLAANIQQGYLIVGECVVGGTTTALAILTGLGIDAAGKVNSSHPVCNHAQKWALVQTGLEKMKGSRGQGAGGREQDEIFQSQIPNFVDPLELVAAVGDPMQVVVAGMAIAASRSCGVMMAGGTQMLAVYALMSAIAQAYALSWQPKAVVVGTTRWVAEDPTGATVDLALNLGKNSLTPSGETPSLLATHLSFADSHYPQLRAYEQGFVKEGMGAGAACIAAHLSQDWQQYQLLAAIEAQLEQLSIALN, from the coding sequence ATGCCTAATTCCCAAATTAGTATTTATACCCAAAAAGAACAGGGTGAACAATGGCTGCGAAGGTATCGTGGTTGTCTACCCGTATTTGCTTGTGTTTTAGGATTTACTGAAACTGGTTTAATTCCAGGGATTTCAGCAGCTGGTCGCACTCCAGAGGATCGAAAATATACTGCTTGTGCCGATGCTGAGTTTTTGTATTACGGCCCAGAACATAAAGCCCAATATCCCTTACCACCATTAGCGGCTGGGGCTTCACCTGTGCTGATTTCTCGCGCTGTTTTTGAGTCATTAAAGATACCAGTTCATTTATTTAATGCTGGTTTACCACAGCCTCCTGCTGTGCCAGTAATTGATTTGGGTGGCGCTCCTGCTAAGTGTTTAAGTGGAGGTGCTGCGATGGAAATTACAACAGTACATCACTTGTTTGAACAAGGGCTACTTTGGGGAGAACACCTAGCTGCCAATATCCAACAGGGGTATCTGATTGTCGGTGAGTGCGTCGTCGGAGGTACTACAACTGCCCTGGCAATCTTAACTGGTTTAGGTATAGATGCTGCCGGAAAAGTTAACAGTAGCCACCCTGTTTGTAACCACGCACAAAAGTGGGCACTAGTGCAAACGGGGCTGGAGAAGATGAAGGGGAGCAGGGGGCAGGGAGCAGGGGGCAGGGAGCAGGATGAGATATTCCAATCTCAAATCCCAAATTTTGTAGATCCCCTAGAACTCGTAGCTGCTGTGGGCGATCCGATGCAAGTGGTGGTAGCTGGAATGGCGATCGCTGCTAGCCGTAGTTGTGGTGTGATGATGGCTGGAGGGACGCAAATGTTGGCTGTTTATGCGTTGATGAGTGCGATCGCTCAAGCTTACGCCTTATCATGGCAACCAAAAGCAGTAGTTGTAGGCACAACCCGCTGGGTGGCTGAAGATCCTACTGGCGCTACAGTTGACTTAGCCCTTAACTTAGGAAAAAACAGCTTAACTCCGAGTGGAGAAACCCCTTCTCTATTAGCAACTCATCTAAGCTTTGCTGATTCTCATTATCCCCAACTGAGAGCCTATGAGCAGGGCTTTGTCAAAGAAGGTATGGGTGCTGGAGCCGCTTGCATAGCCGCCCATCTTAGCCAAGATTGGCAGCAATACCAACTTTTGGCAGCCATTGAAGCCCAACTTGAACAGCTAAGTATTGCCTTGAATTAA
- a CDS encoding di-heme oxidoredictase family protein yields the protein MTSQTAFAKIDLLQPAPTQPLGYYDYFGKLLSPQEASQLVANKGLNPNNPISYQRVGAVKITKGLIAQGEDIFLNRKIGDTFGLQGVFGLGQGFNVLSNEIGAAIANLHGQSTTNLKITLQKDLTIGSRTFPRGTVIPTGLKIPKGQSVALGTTPNGGNITCALCHATLSSDGKTLSGVANGELAIPLFIALSSNTAAGFARLNFNPLDPQYKGNGKTIIDSKGHKVELPDPDKLEKAFDDAVLDVPFGHFESSPDGIRDSTQIPSLFTFKNHPYAASGEGAAGPFAGLSALNNGVHSSEINLLAAAQLSADTLGIDPEVYIGTFLQNAAVKSLRLPEGMIVKPSEWLRGIIAPNPTQAELEDQIPAPDTGTYPNLRPSLFTLNGLVFSPNTGKPGDIASGSFLFASNAMSAFQNSLVPPANQTSENWQALNSNSVKRGAKVFEKANCATCHIPPFFTDNKIHPLDEIRTNPARAESHLALNKLLVPPKLYTFNTPVPIPAKAEVLDVPTQDISDTPTTLPKGILPKGGYKTTTLRGLYVSAPYLHDGGAAVRAGSLKFDSNGSFTVVNKSGLGLSGTLSQGIPADPASSLRALVDRDLRALVVKANKANPALVRSNLDGTGHYFYVDRQSGFNSNQQADLINFLLALDDNPGSF from the coding sequence ATGACAAGCCAGACAGCTTTCGCAAAAATTGACCTTTTACAACCTGCTCCCACTCAACCGTTAGGCTATTACGACTATTTCGGCAAACTGCTGAGTCCTCAAGAAGCATCACAACTAGTTGCAAATAAGGGACTCAATCCCAATAATCCCATTTCCTATCAACGGGTAGGGGCAGTTAAAATTACTAAGGGATTAATCGCCCAAGGTGAAGATATATTCTTAAACCGGAAGATTGGTGATACATTTGGTTTACAAGGGGTATTTGGTTTAGGGCAAGGCTTTAATGTTCTATCAAATGAAATAGGTGCAGCGATCGCTAATTTGCACGGGCAATCAACGACAAACCTAAAAATTACCCTTCAGAAGGATTTAACCATTGGTAGTCGAACTTTCCCCAGAGGGACTGTTATTCCTACAGGTTTAAAAATTCCAAAGGGACAGAGTGTTGCACTAGGAACCACACCTAATGGTGGTAATATTACCTGTGCGCTTTGTCATGCAACTCTTTCTAGTGATGGCAAAACTCTTTCAGGAGTAGCGAATGGAGAACTAGCCATCCCTTTGTTCATTGCCTTATCATCAAATACAGCCGCAGGGTTTGCGCGGTTAAACTTCAATCCCCTAGATCCACAATATAAAGGCAATGGTAAGACTATTATTGACAGTAAAGGTCATAAGGTAGAATTACCCGATCCTGACAAGTTAGAAAAAGCCTTTGACGATGCTGTGCTAGATGTACCTTTCGGTCATTTCGAAAGTTCACCAGATGGCATTAGAGATAGTACTCAAATCCCCAGTCTCTTCACGTTTAAAAATCATCCTTATGCAGCATCAGGAGAAGGAGCCGCTGGCCCATTTGCTGGACTGAGCGCTCTTAATAATGGTGTTCACTCTTCAGAAATTAATCTGTTGGCAGCTGCTCAACTCAGTGCAGATACTCTTGGTATTGACCCAGAGGTTTATATTGGTACATTTCTTCAAAACGCTGCCGTTAAGAGCCTACGTTTACCAGAAGGAATGATAGTAAAACCCTCAGAATGGCTGCGAGGGATAATTGCACCGAATCCTACACAAGCAGAATTAGAAGACCAAATTCCTGCCCCTGACACAGGAACTTACCCAAACCTACGACCCAGTTTGTTTACTTTAAACGGTTTGGTTTTCAGCCCAAATACTGGAAAGCCTGGTGATATTGCCAGCGGCTCCTTTTTATTTGCTAGCAACGCCATGTCTGCTTTTCAAAATAGCTTAGTACCACCTGCTAACCAAACTTCGGAAAACTGGCAAGCGTTGAACAGCAATTCTGTTAAGCGTGGCGCAAAAGTTTTTGAGAAAGCTAATTGTGCAACTTGCCATATTCCACCCTTCTTCACTGACAACAAAATTCATCCACTTGATGAAATTCGTACTAACCCAGCCCGTGCTGAGTCTCACTTAGCGCTGAATAAATTGTTAGTACCACCTAAGCTATACACTTTTAACACTCCCGTTCCCATACCTGCTAAGGCTGAAGTGCTGGATGTACCAACGCAGGATATCTCCGATACTCCCACAACTCTACCCAAAGGTATATTGCCAAAAGGCGGTTACAAAACTACTACATTACGTGGTCTTTATGTAAGCGCCCCATATTTGCACGATGGTGGTGCAGCAGTACGGGCAGGAAGCCTGAAATTTGACTCAAATGGTAGTTTCACCGTTGTTAACAAGAGTGGCTTAGGGCTATCTGGGACTCTCAGTCAAGGTATACCTGCCGATCCTGCTAGCAGCTTACGTGCCTTGGTCGATCGCGATCTTCGTGCCTTAGTTGTGAAAGCTAACAAAGCTAACCCTGCTTTAGTGCGTAGTAACCTTGATGGCACAGGTCATTACTTCTACGTAGATAGACAGTCTGGGTTTAATTCCAACCAGCAAGCAGACCTGATTAATTTCTTGCTGGCACTTGATGACAATCCTGGAAGTTTTTAA